Proteins encoded within one genomic window of Manis pentadactyla isolate mManPen7 chromosome 4, mManPen7.hap1, whole genome shotgun sequence:
- the GALK1 gene encoding galactokinase isoform X1, which produces MAAWRRPQAGDLLAEARRAFREEFGAEPELAVSAPGRVNLIGEHTDYNQGLVLPMALDLVTVLVGSPRADGLVSLLTTSEDADEPRRLQFPLPTAQRSLEPGTPHWANYVKGVIQHYPAGPLPGFSAVVVSSVPLGGGLSSSASLEVATYTFLQQLCPDSGAVTARAQVCQRAEHSFAGVPCGIMDQLIALLAQKGHALLIDCRSLETSLVPLLDPKLAVLITNSNVRHSLGSSEYPLRRRQCEEVARALGKDSLREVQLEELEAGRELVSKEGFQRARHVVGEIRRTAQAAAALNRGDYKAFGRLMVESHNSLRDDYEVSCPELDQLVQAALSVPGVYGSRMTGGGFGGCTVTLLEASATAQAMQHIQEQYNGTATFYLSQAADGAKVLHW; this is translated from the exons ATGGCCGCGTGGAGACGGCCCCAGGCTGGGGATCTGCTGGCCGAGGCCCGGAGAGCTTTCCGGGAGGAGTTCGGGGCCGAGCCCGAGCTGGCCGTGTCGGCGCCGGGCCGCGTCAACCTCATCGGGGAGCACACGGACTACAACCAGGGCCTGGTGCTGCCCATG GCGCTGGACCTTGTGACTGTGCTCGTGGGCAGCCCCCGGGCCGATGGACTGGTCTCCCTCCTCACCACGTCTGAGGATGCTGACGAGCCCCGACGGCTGCAGTTCCCACTGCCCACAGCCCAGCGGTCGCTGGAGCCTGGGACCCCCCACTGGGCCAACTATGTCAAGGGAGTGATTCAGCATTACCCAG CTGGCCCCCTCCCTGGCTTCAGCGCAGTGGTGGTCAGCTCAGTGCCCCTGGGGGGTGGGCTCTCCAGCTCAGCATCTCTGGAAGTGGCCACATACACCTTCCTGCAGCAGCTCTGCCCAG ACTCAGGGGCAGTAACTGCCCGGGCGCAGGTGTGTCAGAGGGCCGAGCACAGCTTTGCAGGGGTTCCCTGTGGCATCATGGACCAGCTCATCGCACTGCTGGCGCAGAAAGGCCATGCGCTGCTCATTGACTGCAG ATCCCTGGAGACTAGCCTGGTGCCACTTTTGGACCCCAAGCTGGCCGTGCTCATCACCAACTCCAATGTCCGCCACTCACTGGGCTCCAGTGAGTATCCACTGCGGCGGCGCCAGTGTGAAGAAGTGGCCCGAGCACTGGGCAAGGACAGCCTTCGGGAGGTGCAGCTGGAGGAGCTGGAGG CTGGCAGAGAGCTGGTGAGCAAGGAGGGCTTCCAGCGAGCACGGCACGTCGTGGGTGAGATCCGGCGCACGGCCCAGGCAGCGGCCGCCCTGAACCGGGGTGACTACAAAGCCTTTGGCCGCCTCATGGTAGAGAGTCACAACTCGCTTAG GGATGACTATGAGGTGAGCTGTCCGGAGCTGGACCAGCTGGTGCAGGCCGCGCTCTCTGTGCCTGGGGTTTATGGCAGCCGCATGACAGGTGGTGGCTTTGGTGGCTGCACTGTGACCCTGCTGGAGGCCTCTGCCACTGCCCAGGCCATGCAGCATATACAG GAGCAGTACAACGGCACTGCCACCTTCTACCTGTCCCAGGCGGCTGATGGCGCCAAGGTGCTGCACTGGTGA
- the GALK1 gene encoding galactokinase isoform X2: protein MAAWRRPQAGDLLAEARRAFREEFGAEPELAVSAPGRVNLIGEHTDYNQGLVLPMALDLVTVLVGSPRADGLVSLLTTSEDADEPRRLQFPLPTAQRSLEPGTPHWANYVKGVIQHYPDSGAVTARAQVCQRAEHSFAGVPCGIMDQLIALLAQKGHALLIDCRSLETSLVPLLDPKLAVLITNSNVRHSLGSSEYPLRRRQCEEVARALGKDSLREVQLEELEAGRELVSKEGFQRARHVVGEIRRTAQAAAALNRGDYKAFGRLMVESHNSLRDDYEVSCPELDQLVQAALSVPGVYGSRMTGGGFGGCTVTLLEASATAQAMQHIQEQYNGTATFYLSQAADGAKVLHW from the exons ATGGCCGCGTGGAGACGGCCCCAGGCTGGGGATCTGCTGGCCGAGGCCCGGAGAGCTTTCCGGGAGGAGTTCGGGGCCGAGCCCGAGCTGGCCGTGTCGGCGCCGGGCCGCGTCAACCTCATCGGGGAGCACACGGACTACAACCAGGGCCTGGTGCTGCCCATG GCGCTGGACCTTGTGACTGTGCTCGTGGGCAGCCCCCGGGCCGATGGACTGGTCTCCCTCCTCACCACGTCTGAGGATGCTGACGAGCCCCGACGGCTGCAGTTCCCACTGCCCACAGCCCAGCGGTCGCTGGAGCCTGGGACCCCCCACTGGGCCAACTATGTCAAGGGAGTGATTCAGCATTACCCAG ACTCAGGGGCAGTAACTGCCCGGGCGCAGGTGTGTCAGAGGGCCGAGCACAGCTTTGCAGGGGTTCCCTGTGGCATCATGGACCAGCTCATCGCACTGCTGGCGCAGAAAGGCCATGCGCTGCTCATTGACTGCAG ATCCCTGGAGACTAGCCTGGTGCCACTTTTGGACCCCAAGCTGGCCGTGCTCATCACCAACTCCAATGTCCGCCACTCACTGGGCTCCAGTGAGTATCCACTGCGGCGGCGCCAGTGTGAAGAAGTGGCCCGAGCACTGGGCAAGGACAGCCTTCGGGAGGTGCAGCTGGAGGAGCTGGAGG CTGGCAGAGAGCTGGTGAGCAAGGAGGGCTTCCAGCGAGCACGGCACGTCGTGGGTGAGATCCGGCGCACGGCCCAGGCAGCGGCCGCCCTGAACCGGGGTGACTACAAAGCCTTTGGCCGCCTCATGGTAGAGAGTCACAACTCGCTTAG GGATGACTATGAGGTGAGCTGTCCGGAGCTGGACCAGCTGGTGCAGGCCGCGCTCTCTGTGCCTGGGGTTTATGGCAGCCGCATGACAGGTGGTGGCTTTGGTGGCTGCACTGTGACCCTGCTGGAGGCCTCTGCCACTGCCCAGGCCATGCAGCATATACAG GAGCAGTACAACGGCACTGCCACCTTCTACCTGTCCCAGGCGGCTGATGGCGCCAAGGTGCTGCACTGGTGA